One genomic segment of Occultella kanbiaonis includes these proteins:
- a CDS encoding N-acetyltransferase, with protein sequence MPFASLDVPDGLTTDEFVLRPILAADAELDYAAVMESRDYLRAWEQSTWPADDFTVEANREDLVGLEERHADGRAFTYTVMNPAGTECLGCVYLMATNGRSFDNARITAVGDQRWDEYEAAVYFWVRRSRLATETDRALLEALRTWLAQDWSMRGHLFVTNEQFTQQVGLIGQTDLQLRFTVENPGKPGRYLAYS encoded by the coding sequence GTGCCCTTCGCAAGCCTCGATGTCCCGGACGGGCTGACCACGGACGAGTTCGTCCTCCGGCCGATCCTCGCCGCCGACGCCGAGCTGGACTACGCGGCCGTGATGGAGAGCCGGGACTACCTGCGCGCCTGGGAGCAGTCGACGTGGCCGGCGGACGACTTCACCGTCGAGGCGAACCGGGAGGACCTGGTCGGGCTGGAGGAGCGGCACGCCGACGGCAGGGCCTTCACCTACACGGTGATGAACCCGGCCGGCACGGAGTGCCTCGGCTGCGTCTATCTGATGGCGACGAATGGGCGCTCGTTCGACAACGCGCGCATCACCGCGGTGGGCGACCAGCGCTGGGACGAGTACGAGGCAGCCGTGTACTTCTGGGTGCGCCGGTCCCGACTGGCGACGGAGACGGACCGGGCGCTGCTCGAGGCACTTCGGACCTGGCTCGCGCAGGACTGGAGCATGCGCGGGCACCTCTTCGTCACCAACGAACAGTTCACCCAGCAGGTCGGCCTGATCGGTCAGACCGACCTGCAGCTGCGGTTCACGGTCGAGAATCCGGGCAAGCCGGGCCGCTACCTGGCCTACTCCTAG
- a CDS encoding LytR C-terminal domain-containing protein translates to MSTNGVRDAAEARAARRRHLQQRQTIIFGGLIAVMLVIALTAGAMWVGILPTPVNIPINSPEPTEATAAPGPCPPEGQTYINFAEITATVLNGTTTSGLAGTTGAELQARGIIIAAQANAESSYAGVARIVAGPTGLGQAYSVALLFPESTIVLDERADATIDVILGARFEMLLPAEEVLLDPAVVIPAPQGCEPLPTATG, encoded by the coding sequence GTGAGCACCAATGGCGTGCGCGACGCCGCCGAGGCCAGGGCAGCCCGGCGTCGGCACCTGCAGCAGCGACAGACCATCATCTTCGGCGGCCTGATCGCGGTGATGCTGGTGATCGCGTTGACCGCCGGCGCCATGTGGGTGGGGATCCTGCCGACGCCGGTGAACATCCCGATCAACTCCCCCGAGCCCACCGAGGCCACGGCCGCCCCCGGCCCGTGCCCGCCGGAGGGCCAGACGTACATCAACTTCGCCGAGATCACGGCGACCGTCCTGAACGGGACCACCACCAGCGGCCTCGCCGGCACGACCGGCGCCGAGCTCCAGGCCCGCGGCATCATCATCGCCGCCCAGGCCAACGCCGAGTCCAGCTACGCCGGGGTCGCCCGGATCGTCGCCGGTCCCACCGGGCTCGGTCAGGCCTACAGCGTGGCGCTGCTGTTCCCCGAATCGACCATCGTGCTCGACGAGCGTGCGGACGCCACCATCGACGTGATCCTCGGCGCTCGGTTCGAGATGCTGCTGCCCGCCGAAGAGGTACTCCTCGACCCGGCCGTCGTGATCCCTGCTCCGCAGGGCTGCGAACCACTCCCGACGGCGACCGGCTGA
- a CDS encoding Ig-like domain-containing protein, with amino-acid sequence MGTVLLGQGWSPHDDRSQSTLDYRLVIASPSRPTRAGSTTIATNRVAGRVGMSAILRRLFTLLTTIALGLGGLCVPAQADATPLTLYIAPGGDDAAPGTLEEPFATLEGARDAIRVQRSEGTLPDGPVTVYLREGSYQRTQSFELGPEDSGTAEAPITYASYPGETARLTGGLELDRGDFTPVTDTAVLDRIVDVDAHDTVLQLDLDDAGITDYGNLSRHGYWQANDLSETPPMELFVEGEGMTLARWPNNGDTVQMGEIIDVGPTREDDDLHDRGGTFSFTYDRPQYWTQAEDIWMDGIFGYSWEWSYNRVASIDLEAQQLTMRYGEMSGLMKTWFEDFHHFENLLEELDSPGEYYVDRDAGILYFQPNAGFQHGTGAVTVSMLSEPMLRTDGASHIVFDELVLEYGRALAAVILGGESVTISSSDIRNFTDGGVYINSPGRYTYDGIPVNRGGIDHTVVDSHLEHIGGVAVVLQGGDKTLLTPGNNRVVNTHIHDFAYYHQAYNPGVMLDGVGNAVLGSEIHDAPHPGIIVHGNDHLIERNEIYDICKRFQDLGAIYMNAGETPQQRGTVIRGNYFHDTGIGRLGVEGIYPDNLTMDLTIEGNYFYRMGNDAIKSGSGSYITARNNVFIDTFIPFNNYEMWMGDGEGNKVDTDYMPKWIELFEENNDFVGTAYAERYPELLTFFDENHYYPDTNVFENNVVWNPGLTRSGDVNAEGARDVHALMNYANNWVTETDPGFIDWQAGDFTFAEDAQAFEQIPGFEPTAFGEIGTQGTVGHPSSPTQIDVSGVYLPAEQLTLPLGSSQSFAAQVVPWNSSDTGVTYTSSDPATVEVDATGTVTALAPGEANLTATSVANAAVVAVARVVVVEGDGILHFTDFESGGNDWPVDPNRSIVADGAGNHAYRIVNGANTQHPRPFSEYTLRFQLRTPEIMPEGGVLVIYDRAGTDPGGFIEYRHAETGPRWRIYDSDWAVLEEGVLAPEQALDPSTNYEVALTAAATGVTVSVDGTAVVSGPNPNPGASGRVGFYVSGFSHLDVDDVAFSLVRTAPESITIAETDIVLAAGGSRQLTATLTPSDASASLTWESADPEIATVDALGRLRAVAPGATTVTVTVAEDPAISASVTVEVIEGQYVITDLTDELSDVDGWVGDDIADFESGTLRVTSEGVIGYEGATYADGLLRFNAAFGAFDGGWYGFAVRSDRAGTPSWVGSNKGYLVVIKEDVIEIQSWRPGQSMLDVVPNTAISPESDHVIEFGTMATDEGMEVVLRVDGVTVWSGLDTGTGAAIADVGYLNVYHYAEVNALTLTPVEDVGPEPPEHETDVDLRISVRSQCWGDQAVVAVHAVNLTDLPADIRLTTPFGDMKFTAVQPGAAVYHGFVTGGASIDPDGASVAGYSWHEDHGHYQRDTVNYEAVSCG; translated from the coding sequence GTGGGAACCGTGCTGCTGGGCCAAGGGTGGTCGCCGCATGACGATCGCAGCCAATCTACCCTCGATTATCGATTAGTGATAGCGTCGCCATCGCGGCCCACTCGGGCCGGGTCAACGACGATCGCCACCAACCGGGTGGCCGGAAGGGTCGGTATGTCAGCCATACTCAGGCGGCTATTCACGCTGCTCACCACGATCGCCCTCGGGCTGGGCGGACTCTGTGTGCCCGCACAGGCCGACGCCACGCCTCTCACGCTGTACATCGCGCCGGGTGGTGACGATGCAGCCCCCGGAACTCTCGAGGAGCCCTTTGCCACGCTCGAGGGTGCACGCGACGCCATTCGTGTGCAACGCTCCGAAGGTACCCTCCCCGACGGCCCGGTCACGGTCTACTTGCGTGAGGGCTCCTACCAGCGCACCCAGAGTTTCGAGCTCGGCCCGGAGGACTCCGGGACCGCGGAGGCGCCGATCACCTACGCCTCCTACCCTGGTGAGACGGCACGCCTGACCGGCGGACTCGAACTCGACCGCGGGGACTTCACACCGGTGACAGATACTGCGGTGCTGGACCGGATTGTCGATGTCGATGCGCACGACACCGTGCTCCAGCTCGATCTCGACGACGCCGGGATCACTGACTATGGCAACCTCAGCCGGCACGGGTACTGGCAGGCGAACGACCTCAGCGAGACTCCACCGATGGAACTGTTCGTCGAGGGGGAGGGCATGACGCTCGCTCGTTGGCCGAACAACGGCGACACCGTTCAGATGGGCGAGATCATCGACGTCGGCCCGACCCGCGAAGACGACGACCTGCACGACCGTGGCGGAACGTTCAGCTTCACCTACGACCGGCCTCAGTACTGGACCCAGGCCGAGGACATCTGGATGGACGGCATCTTCGGCTACTCGTGGGAGTGGTCGTACAACAGGGTCGCCTCGATCGACCTCGAGGCTCAGCAACTGACGATGCGCTACGGCGAGATGTCCGGGCTGATGAAGACCTGGTTCGAGGACTTCCATCACTTCGAGAACCTCCTCGAAGAACTGGACTCCCCAGGTGAGTACTACGTGGACCGCGATGCCGGCATCCTCTACTTCCAGCCCAACGCGGGCTTCCAGCACGGCACCGGAGCGGTCACCGTCTCGATGCTCTCGGAGCCGATGCTTCGCACCGACGGCGCATCGCACATCGTGTTCGACGAGCTCGTGCTCGAGTACGGGCGGGCGCTCGCAGCGGTGATCCTCGGAGGCGAATCCGTCACGATCTCGAGCAGCGACATCCGCAACTTCACTGATGGCGGCGTGTACATCAATTCTCCGGGCCGCTATACCTACGACGGTATCCCCGTGAACCGCGGAGGCATCGACCACACGGTCGTGGACTCGCACTTGGAGCACATCGGCGGGGTCGCCGTCGTCCTTCAAGGTGGGGACAAGACGCTGCTGACACCCGGCAACAACCGGGTGGTGAACACCCACATCCACGACTTCGCGTACTACCACCAGGCGTACAACCCCGGTGTGATGCTCGACGGCGTGGGTAACGCCGTGCTGGGCAGCGAGATCCACGACGCGCCTCACCCAGGCATCATCGTGCACGGCAACGACCACCTGATCGAGCGCAACGAGATCTACGACATCTGCAAGAGGTTCCAGGATCTCGGTGCGATCTACATGAACGCAGGCGAGACGCCACAGCAGCGTGGCACCGTGATCCGCGGCAACTACTTCCACGACACCGGAATCGGCCGGCTCGGTGTGGAGGGCATCTATCCGGACAACCTCACGATGGATCTGACCATCGAGGGGAACTACTTCTACCGGATGGGCAACGACGCCATCAAGAGCGGCTCCGGCTCATATATCACCGCCCGCAACAATGTCTTCATCGACACCTTCATCCCCTTCAACAACTATGAGATGTGGATGGGTGACGGCGAAGGCAACAAGGTCGACACCGACTACATGCCCAAGTGGATCGAACTGTTCGAGGAGAACAACGACTTCGTCGGCACCGCTTACGCAGAGCGCTACCCGGAACTGCTGACATTCTTTGACGAGAACCACTACTACCCGGACACGAACGTCTTCGAGAACAACGTGGTATGGAACCCGGGCCTGACGCGTTCCGGGGACGTGAACGCCGAAGGCGCCCGCGATGTCCACGCTCTGATGAACTACGCGAACAACTGGGTCACCGAGACCGATCCGGGTTTCATCGACTGGCAGGCCGGCGACTTCACGTTTGCAGAGGATGCGCAGGCGTTCGAGCAGATCCCCGGGTTCGAGCCGACCGCTTTCGGCGAGATCGGGACGCAGGGCACGGTGGGTCATCCCTCCTCGCCCACGCAGATCGACGTCTCCGGTGTCTACCTTCCTGCGGAGCAGCTGACCCTCCCGCTGGGTTCGTCGCAGTCGTTCGCCGCGCAGGTAGTGCCGTGGAACTCCTCCGACACCGGCGTGACCTACACGAGCAGCGACCCGGCGACCGTCGAGGTCGATGCGACCGGCACGGTGACGGCACTCGCCCCGGGTGAGGCAAACCTGACTGCCACCTCCGTAGCCAACGCTGCGGTCGTCGCCGTGGCCCGGGTCGTGGTGGTGGAGGGTGACGGCATCCTTCACTTCACGGACTTCGAATCCGGTGGCAACGACTGGCCTGTCGATCCGAACCGCAGCATCGTGGCCGATGGCGCCGGGAACCACGCGTACCGGATCGTCAACGGGGCGAACACCCAGCATCCGCGGCCGTTCAGCGAGTACACGCTTCGGTTCCAGCTCCGCACACCGGAGATCATGCCCGAGGGTGGGGTACTCGTGATCTACGACCGCGCCGGAACCGACCCCGGCGGCTTCATCGAGTATCGGCACGCCGAGACCGGTCCGCGGTGGAGGATCTACGACTCCGACTGGGCCGTGCTGGAGGAGGGCGTACTGGCTCCTGAACAGGCTCTCGACCCGAGCACCAACTACGAGGTCGCTCTGACGGCGGCCGCCACCGGTGTGACGGTCTCTGTCGACGGCACTGCCGTGGTCTCGGGACCGAACCCGAACCCCGGCGCCTCGGGTCGGGTCGGGTTCTACGTTTCGGGCTTCAGCCACCTCGACGTCGACGACGTCGCGTTCTCGCTGGTGCGCACGGCACCGGAGTCGATCACCATCGCCGAGACCGACATCGTCCTCGCTGCGGGCGGTAGCCGTCAGCTGACCGCCACCCTCACCCCGAGCGATGCCAGCGCCTCGCTTACGTGGGAGTCGGCCGATCCGGAGATCGCCACGGTCGATGCGCTCGGGCGCCTCCGCGCGGTCGCGCCCGGGGCCACCACGGTGACCGTCACGGTGGCCGAGGATCCCGCGATCAGCGCGAGTGTCACCGTCGAGGTGATCGAGGGCCAGTACGTGATCACGGACCTGACCGATGAGCTCTCGGACGTCGACGGGTGGGTCGGCGACGACATCGCCGACTTCGAGAGCGGCACGTTGCGCGTGACGAGCGAAGGCGTGATCGGCTACGAGGGCGCTACCTACGCCGACGGCCTGCTTCGTTTCAACGCCGCGTTCGGGGCGTTCGACGGCGGGTGGTACGGCTTTGCGGTCCGGTCCGACCGCGCGGGCACGCCGAGCTGGGTGGGCAGTAACAAGGGCTACCTCGTGGTGATCAAGGAGGACGTCATCGAGATCCAGAGTTGGCGACCCGGTCAGAGCATGCTCGACGTAGTGCCGAACACCGCGATCAGCCCCGAGAGCGACCACGTCATCGAGTTCGGCACCATGGCCACGGACGAGGGCATGGAGGTCGTGCTCCGTGTCGACGGCGTGACCGTCTGGAGCGGTCTCGACACCGGGACCGGTGCCGCGATCGCCGACGTCGGATACCTCAACGTCTACCACTACGCCGAGGTCAACGCGCTGACGCTCACGCCGGTCGAGGACGTCGGTCCCGAGCCGCCCGAGCACGAGACCGATGTCGACCTGCGGATCAGCGTCCGCTCGCAGTGCTGGGGCGACCAGGCCGTGGTTGCGGTGCACGCCGTCAATCTGACGGACCTGCCTGCCGACATCCGACTGACCACACCGTTCGGTGACATGAAGTTCACGGCGGTGCAGCCGGGCGCTGCGGTCTACCACGGGTTCGTCACGGGTGGCGCGTCGATCGATCCCGATGGCGCGAGCGTCGCGGGCTACTCGTGGCACGAGGACCACGGTCACTACCAGCGCGACACCGTGAACTACGAGGCGGTGAGCTGCGGCTGA
- a CDS encoding DUF4190 domain-containing protein produces the protein MSDGGGFTALAPVRAPAPEVREPVRADASLRPWQATAQYGVSPFVNGYTRPLPSYAETFSGPGYYTPPPKSSVWATLALVFALLGVVLSVPALLAIVFGHIGVVQTRNNLMRGRGLAMAALVLGYVVVGFWALLLTAFWLSG, from the coding sequence GTGTCCGACGGCGGCGGTTTCACGGCCCTCGCGCCGGTGCGCGCACCCGCACCCGAGGTGCGTGAGCCCGTGCGTGCCGACGCGTCGCTGCGCCCGTGGCAGGCAACCGCGCAGTACGGCGTCTCCCCGTTCGTGAACGGCTACACCCGCCCGCTGCCCTCGTACGCCGAGACGTTCTCCGGCCCCGGCTACTACACGCCGCCCCCGAAGTCCTCGGTGTGGGCCACGCTCGCCCTGGTGTTCGCCCTGCTCGGCGTGGTGCTGTCGGTGCCGGCGCTGCTCGCGATCGTCTTCGGGCACATCGGCGTGGTGCAGACCAGGAACAACCTGATGCGGGGTCGCGGCCTCGCCATGGCCGCACTCGTGCTCGGGTACGTGGTGGTCGGATTCTGGGCGCTGCTGCTGACCGCGTTCTGGCTGTCCGGCTGA
- a CDS encoding GntR family transcriptional regulator — MTETTTGLARGLLSDQIYDLIKDRIKDSTLVPGQQLVESQLAREWKVSQAPVRDALKRLAHEGLVTHERNRGNFVAEYTEDEVHQAKVARTALESLAGRLVCGNLSKEMRSRLDSAIEQMHAAATERNLSRFRELDFAFHRTVIEASGNPYLPRMWDIIEPSLRATHALGDPEFPGDWHEVADWHWSLLQVLQGDDEAAAADLFARHAAGTLLEPDEDSQAR, encoded by the coding sequence ATGACGGAGACGACGACGGGACTCGCACGGGGGCTGCTCTCTGATCAGATCTACGACCTGATCAAGGACAGGATCAAGGACTCCACGCTCGTCCCCGGGCAGCAGTTGGTCGAGTCACAGCTCGCACGCGAGTGGAAGGTCAGCCAGGCACCGGTCCGAGACGCGCTGAAGCGGCTTGCTCACGAGGGTCTCGTGACGCACGAGCGCAATCGCGGCAACTTCGTGGCCGAGTACACCGAGGACGAGGTGCACCAGGCGAAGGTCGCACGGACCGCGCTGGAATCCCTCGCCGGCCGGTTGGTGTGCGGCAACCTCAGCAAGGAGATGCGCAGTCGGCTCGACTCCGCGATCGAGCAGATGCACGCGGCCGCTACCGAGCGCAACCTCAGCAGGTTCCGGGAGCTCGACTTCGCGTTCCACCGCACGGTGATCGAGGCGAGCGGGAACCCGTATCTTCCCCGCATGTGGGACATAATCGAGCCCAGCCTGCGGGCCACGCATGCGCTCGGCGACCCCGAGTTCCCGGGTGATTGGCACGAGGTCGCGGACTGGCACTGGAGCCTGCTGCAGGTGCTGCAGGGCGACGACGAGGCAGCCGCGGCCGACCTGTTCGCCCGGCACGCCGCCGGCACGCTCCTTGAGCCGGACGAGGACTCTCAGGCGAGATAG
- a CDS encoding type II toxin-antitoxin system VapB family antitoxin: MIFKAVGDARPYPDHGLSTPKDWAQIPPRQVHLDELVTTKATLDLHSLLSEDSTFYGDLFAHVVSWRGVLYLEDGLHRALRTALQQRNVLHARVLEI, from the coding sequence GTGATCTTCAAGGCCGTCGGCGATGCGCGCCCGTACCCGGACCACGGGCTGAGTACGCCCAAGGACTGGGCGCAGATCCCGCCCCGGCAGGTGCACCTCGACGAACTGGTCACCACCAAGGCCACCCTCGACCTGCACAGCCTGCTGTCCGAGGACTCCACGTTCTACGGCGACCTGTTCGCCCACGTGGTGTCCTGGCGCGGCGTGCTCTACCTCGAGGACGGACTGCATCGCGCCCTACGGACCGCGCTGCAGCAGCGCAACGTGCTCCACGCCCGGGTCCTGGAGATCTGA
- a CDS encoding alginate lyase family protein, protein MPTNVPPPSLTTMSWTVLSGAREALRDGSAGEPLRSARDALLARGQALAGLAPVTVTDKPHPGPSGEVRDFYAIGKYAWPDPERADGLPYLRRDCLINPESNSGRYDKARYDEMVERVRVLALGAFIGDDAELGEAAAAVLRTWFVDPGTSMTPHLRHAAVLPGVNDGAGIGIIEGAVLVEVLDHVHLLEADGHWRGADRDGLRAWMADYAHWLRTSEFGTAEGRMVNNHGSFWLAQVAAAAGYAGTATPEVVADLAELGRTHLDHQLGPDGSLPEEMARLDAWQYATYGLRALATEAQVLAGLGVDQWAYTTSDGRSLRLAYEFLLPYLGGAEWPYARVDQAEDNHAGDHAIAAARIGAIGLADPRVADAHRRLAATGEPRHVVLAGDARQGVDA, encoded by the coding sequence ATGCCCACCAACGTACCGCCGCCCAGCCTGACCACGATGTCGTGGACCGTCCTCAGCGGTGCCCGTGAGGCCCTGCGGGACGGTTCTGCGGGAGAACCGCTGAGGAGCGCGCGGGACGCGCTCCTCGCTCGGGGGCAGGCGCTCGCGGGGCTCGCTCCGGTGACCGTGACCGACAAGCCGCACCCGGGCCCGTCGGGAGAGGTCCGCGACTTCTACGCGATCGGCAAGTACGCCTGGCCCGACCCGGAGCGTGCGGACGGGCTGCCGTACCTGCGCCGCGACTGCCTGATCAACCCCGAGTCGAACTCGGGCCGGTATGACAAGGCCCGCTACGACGAGATGGTCGAGCGGGTCCGGGTGCTCGCGCTCGGCGCGTTCATCGGTGACGACGCCGAGCTGGGCGAGGCCGCCGCCGCGGTGCTGCGGACCTGGTTCGTGGACCCTGGCACGTCGATGACGCCGCACCTGCGTCACGCGGCCGTGCTGCCGGGCGTCAACGACGGCGCGGGGATCGGCATCATCGAGGGTGCGGTGCTCGTCGAGGTGCTCGACCACGTGCACCTCCTCGAGGCGGACGGCCACTGGCGCGGCGCGGACCGCGACGGCCTGCGGGCCTGGATGGCGGACTACGCCCACTGGCTGCGCACCAGCGAGTTCGGGACGGCGGAGGGCCGGATGGTCAACAACCACGGCTCGTTCTGGCTCGCGCAGGTGGCCGCGGCCGCCGGCTACGCCGGCACCGCGACGCCCGAGGTGGTCGCCGACCTGGCCGAGCTCGGTCGCACGCACCTCGATCACCAGCTCGGCCCGGACGGCTCGTTGCCGGAGGAGATGGCCCGACTCGACGCGTGGCAGTACGCGACCTACGGGTTGCGCGCGCTCGCCACCGAGGCCCAGGTCCTCGCCGGGCTCGGGGTGGACCAGTGGGCGTACACCACGAGCGACGGGCGCAGCCTGCGCCTCGCCTACGAGTTCCTCCTGCCCTACCTGGGCGGCGCCGAGTGGCCCTACGCCCGGGTGGACCAGGCCGAGGACAACCACGCGGGAGACCACGCGATCGCCGCGGCCCGGATCGGGGCGATCGGCCTCGCCGACCCCCGCGTCGCCGACGCGCACCGACGTCTCGCTGCCACCGGCGAGCCGCGGCACGTGGTGCTTGCCGGCGACGCTCGACAGGGTGTGGACGCCTAG